The Osmerus eperlanus chromosome 15, fOsmEpe2.1, whole genome shotgun sequence genome includes a window with the following:
- the relch gene encoding RAB11-binding protein RELCH homolog isoform X8, with the protein MATGSVNPFNLSDSEEEAERRPDEVAGTERSPSDGAPGPPSTNPFSPQADAEPPVLLLSSNRTSPSVEGVSVTAAAAAMAGSTETRVSVDVIAAQLLRDQYILTALEFHTELLEAGRELPRLRDYFSNPGNFERQSGTPPACKDQVLGPGGPLNRAGSISTLDSLDFARYSDDGNRESDERVAESEVPSQERKNFKSSPEIQEPIRPLEKRALNFLVNEYLLKNEYKLSAITFSDENDDQDFELWDDVGLNTPKPPDLLQLYRSCGSALPSPRDTKDVAVGDDADGNLFTQESQRQLHLSQQQQAEVVQELEYQISLLNSDKLTLTQHINKLQSEIQSLKRTITSPPPTTLDLGSNPKPFPLSSTPPPPSLDNGQYLDIRGVSEPDNAPVAAATLPDPSPGPAPIQSPPHPKLKSKVPVQFDRPNRKLSPAFQQALLSFCRMSSDSRLGAEVSRIADKEESVVLMLGRCLPHIVPNVLLAKREELIPLILCTACLHPESKERDQLLHILFNLIKRPDDEQRQMILTGCVAFARHVGPTRVEVELLPQCWEQINHKYPERRLLVAESCGALAPYLPKEIRSSLVLSMLQQMLAEDKADMVREAVVKSLGIIMGYIDDPDKYSQGFELMLLSLGDPSERVVSSTHQVFIPAFAAWSSELGCLQTSLIPSLLTRIERLLQQGEHGLDEHKLHMLLSALQSLIPPLFAVVIQNAPFSSRVRLQGDLPHIEVTRFPRPASPLQDVATIVGSRETLAALLLLYDHQLEHEGTTGWDTLLWVVNQLLPQLIEIVGGINVSSSTCVHEFSRFFWRLCRTFGKIFTNTKVKPQFQEILRLSEENVDASAGNGILTKATVPIYATGVLTCYNQDEDRKLLVGFLEDVMTTLSLSHAPLDSLKASFVELGANPVYHELLLTVLWYGVVHTSALVRCTAARMFELLVKGVNETLVAQRVVPALITLSSDPEISVRISTIPAFGTIMETVTQKELLERVKMQLASFLEDPQYQDQHSLHIEIIRTFRRVGPNTEPRFRDEFVLPHLHKLALGNNSQANENKRMDISMQLFEAYSALSCCFISEELMLSHFLPGLRCLRVDMEQLSPEHEVILSSMIKEGEIKVESRAIGEAQGGVSIAASIVGEDAKTKFLSKMGQLTTSSAMLANVFQRKK; encoded by the exons ATGGCGACGGGTAGCGTCAACCCGTTTAATCTTAGCGATTCTGAGGAGGAGGCTGAGCGGAGACCAGATGAGGTGGCTGGCACTGAACGCAGCCCGAGCGATGGAGCCCCTGGACCGCCGTCCACCAACCCCTTTTCCCCGCAAGCAGACGCGGAACCGCCGGTACTATTGCTGTCTAGCAATCGAACCAGTCCTAGCGTCGAAGGTGTCTCGGTAACGGCCGCAGCTGCCGCTATGGCAGGCAGCACGGAAACTCGGGTATCGGTTGATGTCATTGCGGCTCAGTTATTGCGGGATCAGTATATCCTCACGGCCCTGGAATTTCATACTGAACTGCTGGAAGCAGGCAGAGAGCTTCCGAGGTTGAGGGACTATTTCTCGAATCCGGGCAACTTCGAGAGGCAGAGCGGAACTCCGCCAGCTTGCAAGGACCAGGTACTTGGCCCTGGTGGCCCTCTGA ATCGTGCAGGCAGCATCAGCACGCTGGACTCTCTGGACTTCGCTCGGTACTCGGATGACGGGAACCGGGAGTCGGACGAGCGTGTGGCCG AAAGTGAAGTTCCCTCGCAGGAGAGGAAAAACTTCAAGTCAAGTCCTGAGATTCAG GAGCCAATCCGTCCTCTGGAGAAAAGGGCCTTAAATTTCCTGGTGAATGAATATCTGTTAAAGAACGAGTACAAGCTGTCGGCCATCACCTTTTCAGATGAGAACGATGACCAG GACTTTGAGTTGTGGGACGATGTGGGTCTGAACACCCCCAAGCCTCCTGACCTGCTGCAGCTCTACCGCAGCTGTGGCTCTGCCCTGCCGTCGCCCCGGGATACGAAGGACGTCGCCGTGGGAGACGACGCCGATGGAAACCTCTTCACCCAGGAGTCTCAGAGACAGCTCCACCTCTCCCAGcag CAACAGGCGGAGGTTGTGCAGGAGCTGGAGTACCAGATCAGCCTGCTGAACAGCGACAAGCTGACTCTGACCCAGCACATCAACAAACTGcagag TGAGATCCAGTCTCTGAAGAGGaccatcacctcccctccccccaccaccctggacctgggttcaaatcccaaacccttccccctctcctccacccccccgcccccctcccttgaCAACGGCCAGTACCTGGACATCCGGGGGGTGTCGGAGCCCGACAACGCCCCCGTCGCCGCGGCAACACTGCCTgacccctccccaggccccgcccccatacagtccccccctcaccctaagCTAAAGAGCAAGGTGCCGGTTCAGTTTGACCGGCCCAACAG GAAGCTGTCTCCGGCGTTCCAGCAGGCTCTACTGTCCTTCTGCAGAATGTCCTCAGACAGTCGCCTGggagcagag gtgtcTCGTATAGCTGACAAGGAGGAGAGTGTGGTGCTGATGCTGGGTCGCTGTCTCCCTCACATCGTCCCCAACGTCCTGTTAGCCAAGAGAGAG gagTTGATTCCTCTCATCCTGTGCACGGCGTGTCTTCATCCAGAGTCTAAAGAGAGGGACCAGCTGCTCCACATCCTCTTCAACCTGATCAAGAGGCCTGACGAtgaacagag gcaaaTGATCCTGACGGGGTGTGTGGCGTTTGCGAGGCACGTGGGTCCGACTCGCGTGGAGGTGGAACTTCTCCCACAGTGTTGGGAACAG atcaaCCATAAGTATCCAGAGAGGAGACTGCTGGTAGCAGAGTCGTGTGGGGCCTTAGCACCTTACCTGcct aagGAGATCCGCTCCTCCCTGGTGTTGTCCATGCTGCAGCAGATGCTGGCTGAGGACAAGGCTGACATGGTGAGAGAGGCCGTCGTCAAGAGCCTGGGGATCATTATGGGATACATCGACGACCCCGACAAATactcccag GGTTTCGAGCTGATGCTGCTGTCGCTAGGCGACCCGTCGGAGCGCGTGGTGAGCTCCACCCATCAGGTGTTCATCCCAGCCTTCGCTGCCTGGAGCTCAGAGCTGGGCTGCCTGcagacctccctcatcccctcactgCTCACACGCATCGAGAGGCTGCTGCAG cagggGGAGCATGGTCTTGATGAGCACAAGCTGCACATGCTGCTGTCAGCCCTGcagtccctcatccctcctctgttCGCTGTCGTCATCCAGAACGCCCCCTTCTCCAGCAGGGTCCGGCTACAGGGAGACCTGCCTCACAtagagg TGACTCGGTTTCCCCGGCCGGCGTCTCCTCTCCAGGACGTAGCCACCATCGTGGGCAGCAGAGAGACCCTGgctgctctgctgctgctgtacgACCACCAGCTGGAGCATGAGGGCACCACCGGCTGGGACACACTGCTCTGGGTGGTCAACCAGCT tctccctcAGCTGATAGAGATCGTTGGGGGTATAAacgtctcctcctccacctgcgtTCACGAGTTCTCCAGGTTCTTCTGGAGGCTCTGCCGTACCTTCGGCAAGATCTTCACCAAcactaag GTCAAACCACAGTTCCAAGAAATCCTACGACTCTCAGAGGAGAACGTGG ATGCATCTGCCGGTAACGGGATTCTAACCAAGGCTACCGTTCCTATCTACGCCACCGGAGTACTGACATGCTACAATCAG gacgaAGACCGTAAGCTGCTGGTTGGGTTTTTGGAGGACGTCATGACAACTCTGTCGCTATCTCACGCACCCCTGGACAGCCTCAAGGCCTCGTTTGTAGAACTGGG GGCTAACCCAGTGTATCACGAGCTGCTTCTGACCGTGCTGTGGTACGGGGTGGTGCACACCTCCGCTCTGGTCCGCTGCACCGCTGCACGCATGTTCGag CTGCTGGTGAAAGGGGTGAATGAGACTCTGGTGGCTCAGAGAGTGGTCCCTGCTCTCATCACTCTCTCCAGCGACCCCGAAAT CTCAGTCAGGATATCCACCATCCCTGCTTTCGGCACCATCATGGAGACTGTCACACAGAAGGAG ctcctgGAGCGTGTGAAGATGCAGCTGGCCTCGTTCCTGGAGGACCCTCAGTACCAGGACCAGCACTCCCTCCACATAGAGATCATCAGGACCTTCAGGCGTGTGGGGCCCAACACAGAGCCTCGCTTCAGAGACGAGt tcgtcctcccccacctccacaagcTGGCACTAGGCAACAACAGCCAGGCCAACGAGAACAAGAGGATGGATATCTCCATGCAGCTGTTCGAGGCGTACAGcgccctctcctgctgct TCATCTCTGAGGAGCTGATGCTCAGTCACTTCCTGCCTGGGCTGAGGTGTCTGAGAGTAGACATGGAGCAGCTCTCTCCTGAAcacgag GTGATCCTGAGCTCCATGATCAAGGAGGGGGAGATCAAGGTGGAGAGCAGAGCCATCGGAGAAGCCCAAGG GGGCGTGTCCATCGCGGCGAGCATCGTCGGCGAGGACGCCAAGACCAAGTTCCTGAGCAAGATGGGTCAGCTGACTACGTCCAGCGCCATGCTGGCCAACGTCTTCCAGAGGAAAAAGTGA
- the relch gene encoding RAB11-binding protein RELCH homolog isoform X3 translates to MATGSVNPFNLSDSEEEAERRPDEVAGTERSPSDGAPGPPSTNPFSPQADAEPPVLLLSSNRTSPSVEGVSVTAAAAAMAGSTETRVSVDVIAAQLLRDQYILTALEFHTELLEAGRELPRLRDYFSNPGNFERQSGTPPACKDQVLGPGGPLNRAGSISTLDSLDFARYSDDGNRESDERVAVLEFELRKAKETIQALRANLTQAAESEVPSQERKNFKSSPEIQEPIRPLEKRALNFLVNEYLLKNEYKLSAITFSDENDDQDFELWDDVGLNTPKPPDLLQLYRSCGSALPSPRDTKDVAVGDDADGNLFTQESQRQLHLSQQQQAEVVQELEYQISLLNSDKLTLTQHINKLQSEIQSLKRTITSPPPTTLDLGSNPKPFPLSSTPPPPSLDNGQYLDIRGVSEPDNAPVAAATLPDPSPGPAPIQSPPHPKLKSKVPVQFDRPNRKLSPAFQQALLSFCRMSSDSRLGAEVSRIADKEESVVLMLGRCLPHIVPNVLLAKRERMVVHLCQELIPLILCTACLHPESKERDQLLHILFNLIKRPDDEQRQMILTGCVAFARHVGPTRVEVELLPQCWEQINHKYPERRLLVAESCGALAPYLPKEIRSSLVLSMLQQMLAEDKADMVREAVVKSLGIIMGYIDDPDKYSQGFELMLLSLGDPSERVVSSTHQVFIPAFAAWSSELGCLQTSLIPSLLTRIERLLQGEHGLDEHKLHMLLSALQSLIPPLFAVVIQNAPFSSRVRLQGDLPHIEVTRFPRPASPLQDVATIVGSRETLAALLLLYDHQLEHEGTTGWDTLLWVVNQLLPQLIEIVGGINVSSSTCVHEFSRFFWRLCRTFGKIFTNTKVKPQFQEILRLSEENVDASAGNGILTKATVPIYATGVLTCYNQDEDRKLLVGFLEDVMTTLSLSHAPLDSLKASFVELGANPVYHELLLTVLWYGVVHTSALVRCTAARMFELLVKGVNETLVAQRVVPALITLSSDPEISVRISTIPAFGTIMETVTQKELLERVKMQLASFLEDPQYQDQHSLHIEIIRTFRRVGPNTEPRFRDEFVLPHLHKLALGNNSQANENKRMDISMQLFEAYSALSCCFISEELMLSHFLPGLRCLRVDMEQLSPEHEVILSSMIKEGEIKVESRAIGEAQGGVSIAASIVGEDAKTKFLSKMGQLTTSSAMLANVFQRKK, encoded by the exons ATGGCGACGGGTAGCGTCAACCCGTTTAATCTTAGCGATTCTGAGGAGGAGGCTGAGCGGAGACCAGATGAGGTGGCTGGCACTGAACGCAGCCCGAGCGATGGAGCCCCTGGACCGCCGTCCACCAACCCCTTTTCCCCGCAAGCAGACGCGGAACCGCCGGTACTATTGCTGTCTAGCAATCGAACCAGTCCTAGCGTCGAAGGTGTCTCGGTAACGGCCGCAGCTGCCGCTATGGCAGGCAGCACGGAAACTCGGGTATCGGTTGATGTCATTGCGGCTCAGTTATTGCGGGATCAGTATATCCTCACGGCCCTGGAATTTCATACTGAACTGCTGGAAGCAGGCAGAGAGCTTCCGAGGTTGAGGGACTATTTCTCGAATCCGGGCAACTTCGAGAGGCAGAGCGGAACTCCGCCAGCTTGCAAGGACCAGGTACTTGGCCCTGGTGGCCCTCTGA ATCGTGCAGGCAGCATCAGCACGCTGGACTCTCTGGACTTCGCTCGGTACTCGGATGACGGGAACCGGGAGTCGGACGAGCGTGTGGCCG tgCTGGAGTTTGAGCTACGGAAAGCCAAGGAGACCATACAAGCTCTGCGCGCCAACTTGACTCAGGCAGCAG AAAGTGAAGTTCCCTCGCAGGAGAGGAAAAACTTCAAGTCAAGTCCTGAGATTCAG GAGCCAATCCGTCCTCTGGAGAAAAGGGCCTTAAATTTCCTGGTGAATGAATATCTGTTAAAGAACGAGTACAAGCTGTCGGCCATCACCTTTTCAGATGAGAACGATGACCAG GACTTTGAGTTGTGGGACGATGTGGGTCTGAACACCCCCAAGCCTCCTGACCTGCTGCAGCTCTACCGCAGCTGTGGCTCTGCCCTGCCGTCGCCCCGGGATACGAAGGACGTCGCCGTGGGAGACGACGCCGATGGAAACCTCTTCACCCAGGAGTCTCAGAGACAGCTCCACCTCTCCCAGcag CAACAGGCGGAGGTTGTGCAGGAGCTGGAGTACCAGATCAGCCTGCTGAACAGCGACAAGCTGACTCTGACCCAGCACATCAACAAACTGcagag TGAGATCCAGTCTCTGAAGAGGaccatcacctcccctccccccaccaccctggacctgggttcaaatcccaaacccttccccctctcctccacccccccgcccccctcccttgaCAACGGCCAGTACCTGGACATCCGGGGGGTGTCGGAGCCCGACAACGCCCCCGTCGCCGCGGCAACACTGCCTgacccctccccaggccccgcccccatacagtccccccctcaccctaagCTAAAGAGCAAGGTGCCGGTTCAGTTTGACCGGCCCAACAG GAAGCTGTCTCCGGCGTTCCAGCAGGCTCTACTGTCCTTCTGCAGAATGTCCTCAGACAGTCGCCTGggagcagag gtgtcTCGTATAGCTGACAAGGAGGAGAGTGTGGTGCTGATGCTGGGTCGCTGTCTCCCTCACATCGTCCCCAACGTCCTGTTAGCCAAGAGAGAG AGAATGGTTGTGCACCTCTGCCAG gagTTGATTCCTCTCATCCTGTGCACGGCGTGTCTTCATCCAGAGTCTAAAGAGAGGGACCAGCTGCTCCACATCCTCTTCAACCTGATCAAGAGGCCTGACGAtgaacagag gcaaaTGATCCTGACGGGGTGTGTGGCGTTTGCGAGGCACGTGGGTCCGACTCGCGTGGAGGTGGAACTTCTCCCACAGTGTTGGGAACAG atcaaCCATAAGTATCCAGAGAGGAGACTGCTGGTAGCAGAGTCGTGTGGGGCCTTAGCACCTTACCTGcct aagGAGATCCGCTCCTCCCTGGTGTTGTCCATGCTGCAGCAGATGCTGGCTGAGGACAAGGCTGACATGGTGAGAGAGGCCGTCGTCAAGAGCCTGGGGATCATTATGGGATACATCGACGACCCCGACAAATactcccag GGTTTCGAGCTGATGCTGCTGTCGCTAGGCGACCCGTCGGAGCGCGTGGTGAGCTCCACCCATCAGGTGTTCATCCCAGCCTTCGCTGCCTGGAGCTCAGAGCTGGGCTGCCTGcagacctccctcatcccctcactgCTCACACGCATCGAGAGGCTGCTGCAG ggGGAGCATGGTCTTGATGAGCACAAGCTGCACATGCTGCTGTCAGCCCTGcagtccctcatccctcctctgttCGCTGTCGTCATCCAGAACGCCCCCTTCTCCAGCAGGGTCCGGCTACAGGGAGACCTGCCTCACAtagagg TGACTCGGTTTCCCCGGCCGGCGTCTCCTCTCCAGGACGTAGCCACCATCGTGGGCAGCAGAGAGACCCTGgctgctctgctgctgctgtacgACCACCAGCTGGAGCATGAGGGCACCACCGGCTGGGACACACTGCTCTGGGTGGTCAACCAGCT tctccctcAGCTGATAGAGATCGTTGGGGGTATAAacgtctcctcctccacctgcgtTCACGAGTTCTCCAGGTTCTTCTGGAGGCTCTGCCGTACCTTCGGCAAGATCTTCACCAAcactaag GTCAAACCACAGTTCCAAGAAATCCTACGACTCTCAGAGGAGAACGTGG ATGCATCTGCCGGTAACGGGATTCTAACCAAGGCTACCGTTCCTATCTACGCCACCGGAGTACTGACATGCTACAATCAG gacgaAGACCGTAAGCTGCTGGTTGGGTTTTTGGAGGACGTCATGACAACTCTGTCGCTATCTCACGCACCCCTGGACAGCCTCAAGGCCTCGTTTGTAGAACTGGG GGCTAACCCAGTGTATCACGAGCTGCTTCTGACCGTGCTGTGGTACGGGGTGGTGCACACCTCCGCTCTGGTCCGCTGCACCGCTGCACGCATGTTCGag CTGCTGGTGAAAGGGGTGAATGAGACTCTGGTGGCTCAGAGAGTGGTCCCTGCTCTCATCACTCTCTCCAGCGACCCCGAAAT CTCAGTCAGGATATCCACCATCCCTGCTTTCGGCACCATCATGGAGACTGTCACACAGAAGGAG ctcctgGAGCGTGTGAAGATGCAGCTGGCCTCGTTCCTGGAGGACCCTCAGTACCAGGACCAGCACTCCCTCCACATAGAGATCATCAGGACCTTCAGGCGTGTGGGGCCCAACACAGAGCCTCGCTTCAGAGACGAGt tcgtcctcccccacctccacaagcTGGCACTAGGCAACAACAGCCAGGCCAACGAGAACAAGAGGATGGATATCTCCATGCAGCTGTTCGAGGCGTACAGcgccctctcctgctgct TCATCTCTGAGGAGCTGATGCTCAGTCACTTCCTGCCTGGGCTGAGGTGTCTGAGAGTAGACATGGAGCAGCTCTCTCCTGAAcacgag GTGATCCTGAGCTCCATGATCAAGGAGGGGGAGATCAAGGTGGAGAGCAGAGCCATCGGAGAAGCCCAAGG GGGCGTGTCCATCGCGGCGAGCATCGTCGGCGAGGACGCCAAGACCAAGTTCCTGAGCAAGATGGGTCAGCTGACTACGTCCAGCGCCATGCTGGCCAACGTCTTCCAGAGGAAAAAGTGA
- the relch gene encoding RAB11-binding protein RELCH homolog isoform X7: protein MATGSVNPFNLSDSEEEAERRPDEVAGTERSPSDGAPGPPSTNPFSPQADAEPPVLLLSSNRTSPSVEGVSVTAAAAAMAGSTETRVSVDVIAAQLLRDQYILTALEFHTELLEAGRELPRLRDYFSNPGNFERQSGTPPACKDQVLGPGGPLNRAGSISTLDSLDFARYSDDGNRESDERVAESEVPSQERKNFKSSPEIQEPIRPLEKRALNFLVNEYLLKNEYKLSAITFSDENDDQDFELWDDVGLNTPKPPDLLQLYRSCGSALPSPRDTKDVAVGDDADGNLFTQESQRQLHLSQQQQAEVVQELEYQISLLNSDKLTLTQHINKLQSEIQSLKRTITSPPPTTLDLGSNPKPFPLSSTPPPPSLDNGQYLDIRGVSEPDNAPVAAATLPDPSPGPAPIQSPPHPKLKSKVPVQFDRPNRKLSPAFQQALLSFCRMSSDSRLGAEVSRIADKEESVVLMLGRCLPHIVPNVLLAKRERMVVHLCQELIPLILCTACLHPESKERDQLLHILFNLIKRPDDEQRQMILTGCVAFARHVGPTRVEVELLPQCWEQINHKYPERRLLVAESCGALAPYLPKEIRSSLVLSMLQQMLAEDKADMVREAVVKSLGIIMGYIDDPDKYSQGFELMLLSLGDPSERVVSSTHQVFIPAFAAWSSELGCLQTSLIPSLLTRIERLLQQGEHGLDEHKLHMLLSALQSLIPPLFAVVIQNAPFSSRVRLQGDLPHIEVTRFPRPASPLQDVATIVGSRETLAALLLLYDHQLEHEGTTGWDTLLWVVNQLLPQLIEIVGGINVSSSTCVHEFSRFFWRLCRTFGKIFTNTKVKPQFQEILRLSEENVDASAGNGILTKATVPIYATGVLTCYNQDEDRKLLVGFLEDVMTTLSLSHAPLDSLKASFVELGANPVYHELLLTVLWYGVVHTSALVRCTAARMFELLVKGVNETLVAQRVVPALITLSSDPEISVRISTIPAFGTIMETVTQKELLERVKMQLASFLEDPQYQDQHSLHIEIIRTFRRVGPNTEPRFRDEFVLPHLHKLALGNNSQANENKRMDISMQLFEAYSALSCCFISEELMLSHFLPGLRCLRVDMEQLSPEHEVILSSMIKEGEIKVESRAIGEAQGGVSIAASIVGEDAKTKFLSKMGQLTTSSAMLANVFQRKK from the exons ATGGCGACGGGTAGCGTCAACCCGTTTAATCTTAGCGATTCTGAGGAGGAGGCTGAGCGGAGACCAGATGAGGTGGCTGGCACTGAACGCAGCCCGAGCGATGGAGCCCCTGGACCGCCGTCCACCAACCCCTTTTCCCCGCAAGCAGACGCGGAACCGCCGGTACTATTGCTGTCTAGCAATCGAACCAGTCCTAGCGTCGAAGGTGTCTCGGTAACGGCCGCAGCTGCCGCTATGGCAGGCAGCACGGAAACTCGGGTATCGGTTGATGTCATTGCGGCTCAGTTATTGCGGGATCAGTATATCCTCACGGCCCTGGAATTTCATACTGAACTGCTGGAAGCAGGCAGAGAGCTTCCGAGGTTGAGGGACTATTTCTCGAATCCGGGCAACTTCGAGAGGCAGAGCGGAACTCCGCCAGCTTGCAAGGACCAGGTACTTGGCCCTGGTGGCCCTCTGA ATCGTGCAGGCAGCATCAGCACGCTGGACTCTCTGGACTTCGCTCGGTACTCGGATGACGGGAACCGGGAGTCGGACGAGCGTGTGGCCG AAAGTGAAGTTCCCTCGCAGGAGAGGAAAAACTTCAAGTCAAGTCCTGAGATTCAG GAGCCAATCCGTCCTCTGGAGAAAAGGGCCTTAAATTTCCTGGTGAATGAATATCTGTTAAAGAACGAGTACAAGCTGTCGGCCATCACCTTTTCAGATGAGAACGATGACCAG GACTTTGAGTTGTGGGACGATGTGGGTCTGAACACCCCCAAGCCTCCTGACCTGCTGCAGCTCTACCGCAGCTGTGGCTCTGCCCTGCCGTCGCCCCGGGATACGAAGGACGTCGCCGTGGGAGACGACGCCGATGGAAACCTCTTCACCCAGGAGTCTCAGAGACAGCTCCACCTCTCCCAGcag CAACAGGCGGAGGTTGTGCAGGAGCTGGAGTACCAGATCAGCCTGCTGAACAGCGACAAGCTGACTCTGACCCAGCACATCAACAAACTGcagag TGAGATCCAGTCTCTGAAGAGGaccatcacctcccctccccccaccaccctggacctgggttcaaatcccaaacccttccccctctcctccacccccccgcccccctcccttgaCAACGGCCAGTACCTGGACATCCGGGGGGTGTCGGAGCCCGACAACGCCCCCGTCGCCGCGGCAACACTGCCTgacccctccccaggccccgcccccatacagtccccccctcaccctaagCTAAAGAGCAAGGTGCCGGTTCAGTTTGACCGGCCCAACAG GAAGCTGTCTCCGGCGTTCCAGCAGGCTCTACTGTCCTTCTGCAGAATGTCCTCAGACAGTCGCCTGggagcagag gtgtcTCGTATAGCTGACAAGGAGGAGAGTGTGGTGCTGATGCTGGGTCGCTGTCTCCCTCACATCGTCCCCAACGTCCTGTTAGCCAAGAGAGAG AGAATGGTTGTGCACCTCTGCCAG gagTTGATTCCTCTCATCCTGTGCACGGCGTGTCTTCATCCAGAGTCTAAAGAGAGGGACCAGCTGCTCCACATCCTCTTCAACCTGATCAAGAGGCCTGACGAtgaacagag gcaaaTGATCCTGACGGGGTGTGTGGCGTTTGCGAGGCACGTGGGTCCGACTCGCGTGGAGGTGGAACTTCTCCCACAGTGTTGGGAACAG atcaaCCATAAGTATCCAGAGAGGAGACTGCTGGTAGCAGAGTCGTGTGGGGCCTTAGCACCTTACCTGcct aagGAGATCCGCTCCTCCCTGGTGTTGTCCATGCTGCAGCAGATGCTGGCTGAGGACAAGGCTGACATGGTGAGAGAGGCCGTCGTCAAGAGCCTGGGGATCATTATGGGATACATCGACGACCCCGACAAATactcccag GGTTTCGAGCTGATGCTGCTGTCGCTAGGCGACCCGTCGGAGCGCGTGGTGAGCTCCACCCATCAGGTGTTCATCCCAGCCTTCGCTGCCTGGAGCTCAGAGCTGGGCTGCCTGcagacctccctcatcccctcactgCTCACACGCATCGAGAGGCTGCTGCAG cagggGGAGCATGGTCTTGATGAGCACAAGCTGCACATGCTGCTGTCAGCCCTGcagtccctcatccctcctctgttCGCTGTCGTCATCCAGAACGCCCCCTTCTCCAGCAGGGTCCGGCTACAGGGAGACCTGCCTCACAtagagg TGACTCGGTTTCCCCGGCCGGCGTCTCCTCTCCAGGACGTAGCCACCATCGTGGGCAGCAGAGAGACCCTGgctgctctgctgctgctgtacgACCACCAGCTGGAGCATGAGGGCACCACCGGCTGGGACACACTGCTCTGGGTGGTCAACCAGCT tctccctcAGCTGATAGAGATCGTTGGGGGTATAAacgtctcctcctccacctgcgtTCACGAGTTCTCCAGGTTCTTCTGGAGGCTCTGCCGTACCTTCGGCAAGATCTTCACCAAcactaag GTCAAACCACAGTTCCAAGAAATCCTACGACTCTCAGAGGAGAACGTGG ATGCATCTGCCGGTAACGGGATTCTAACCAAGGCTACCGTTCCTATCTACGCCACCGGAGTACTGACATGCTACAATCAG gacgaAGACCGTAAGCTGCTGGTTGGGTTTTTGGAGGACGTCATGACAACTCTGTCGCTATCTCACGCACCCCTGGACAGCCTCAAGGCCTCGTTTGTAGAACTGGG GGCTAACCCAGTGTATCACGAGCTGCTTCTGACCGTGCTGTGGTACGGGGTGGTGCACACCTCCGCTCTGGTCCGCTGCACCGCTGCACGCATGTTCGag CTGCTGGTGAAAGGGGTGAATGAGACTCTGGTGGCTCAGAGAGTGGTCCCTGCTCTCATCACTCTCTCCAGCGACCCCGAAAT CTCAGTCAGGATATCCACCATCCCTGCTTTCGGCACCATCATGGAGACTGTCACACAGAAGGAG ctcctgGAGCGTGTGAAGATGCAGCTGGCCTCGTTCCTGGAGGACCCTCAGTACCAGGACCAGCACTCCCTCCACATAGAGATCATCAGGACCTTCAGGCGTGTGGGGCCCAACACAGAGCCTCGCTTCAGAGACGAGt tcgtcctcccccacctccacaagcTGGCACTAGGCAACAACAGCCAGGCCAACGAGAACAAGAGGATGGATATCTCCATGCAGCTGTTCGAGGCGTACAGcgccctctcctgctgct TCATCTCTGAGGAGCTGATGCTCAGTCACTTCCTGCCTGGGCTGAGGTGTCTGAGAGTAGACATGGAGCAGCTCTCTCCTGAAcacgag GTGATCCTGAGCTCCATGATCAAGGAGGGGGAGATCAAGGTGGAGAGCAGAGCCATCGGAGAAGCCCAAGG GGGCGTGTCCATCGCGGCGAGCATCGTCGGCGAGGACGCCAAGACCAAGTTCCTGAGCAAGATGGGTCAGCTGACTACGTCCAGCGCCATGCTGGCCAACGTCTTCCAGAGGAAAAAGTGA